GTCTCTTCCATCATTATCTGACAAAGAGAACCTGAGAAGTGCATGGGCCCTAAAGCGCTCAGTacagtttcatttaaatgtgcAACAGCATCTCCATATGAATCAAACATTTGTCCTTATGTATtagtgacatttttgtttcttgttccAAAATACTTTGGTAATATGGATGTCATCCATTTCATCAAAATTACCAATATCtattctccctttttttctttatgtgtgtgttttttgttttgttttttgcttgtcTAGCAGTTGCATGAAACATCAGTTACTAAAACTTgaggcaaaataaataaatgaaatcaaatgaataaaataaggCAAATAGCtaaattcaaataaatcaaCTACTTCTTCTTAGTCCTTCACTGGACACCTACACACTCACTGAGTATTTATTTGCACGTCTCCTACATAACCTGCGGAACCATGCCCAGTAGAGGAACATCATAAGCAACCAGTAGCACATGTAGGCCACGCAGCCAAAGATAAGAAACTGAGTTTCCATTACCTTGGCTGCAGTTGACCAGTCCAGTTGACTCTCCTTGTATATTGTGTACCCAAGCCCACCTAATAAAATGGCTGCCCAtactgagagagggaggagcggCATGTAGTTCCCCACAATCTTACGCCTACCTGATGTCCCCCAGCTGCTTTTGTTCATGGTGATAATGGCAAAATACTTAGCAGGCAGCAGGCTGGTCATGTACAGGACTGAGTAGAGGGACATAAACACCATTACAATGTCTCTGCGCAGGATGCAGGCATAAGCAGCTTTCACCAGCCCAATCAGCTGGATGCAGCACAGGATCCAGAGGATGTCCCACAGCGTGCCGGTCCAGAACAGCTGGATGATGGTGGCAGTGACAAAGAATGGGAAAATACCTGAGACAATGGACTCGTAGGTCATCCAGAGGTGGTGCTTGTGCCACCACATTGCATTGTAGAGCCACTCACGGAAGTAAGACTTCGTCCAGCGAGTCTGCTGGTTGAGCCAGCGGAGAAACTGGGCGGGTGTCTCTGTGTAGCATTTGGAGCGTGCTGTGTATctaaaaaaatggcaaaaaaaaaaaaaaaaagatgtttgaaaCCTTCAATATTTGACATTGTAATATCAGCTGAGGTTTATGGTGTCCTGTGTAATAATAATCTTAAGAGGGTTCTTACTTTGTGGCGTAGCCCATGCTCAGCATTCGGTTGGTGAGATGTCTATCGTCACCAAATGTGCAGTGAGTTCCCAAAAACTTCTGATTGTACCAAGACTCCAGAAACTGCTGGAGGAGATCATTCCTATACAGGCCTTCATGAAGCAATTCAAGAAACAAGTAACATTAGTTACAAtagacattacattacattaggACTACTGCTGCTCCTTCTTTGGGCCATTTGATCACAGAGATTTCTTTGCTTACCCAGAGGCCCACTTATGCAGGACACACAGTTGAAGAAGGATTGGCAGGACCTCTCAATGTTGAAAGCCATCCAGTACCTCAGACTGCTCATGAAGCTGATGTACGAGTCTTTCAGGTTGAGGATCATCACGTCTCCACCCACGGCACCATACCTGGGGTTACTCTCCAGCACTTTACACAGCTCCACTGTGGCCAGAGGGTCCAGCTTAGTGTCTGAGTCACACACCTGGGGAAGGAGAACAAAATATGTGTCATTGAAGTTGTGCAACAAtctaaatttctttttttaaaacgaTGTTAAGTCTTTAGGAATATGAAGGAGAGAATAGAAATAGATACCTGTATATAGTCAACTGATGATCCAAGTGCTTTAAATGCTGTGTACATCACCTCCCTCTTGCCACCCCATTTTTGCATGATGCACACGCACCTCTTGCTCTGGATCAAGCGCTCTACCTCTTTTCGCTGTGGATCCTCTCCTATAACATAATCAGCATCCCCCCCTGGACCCATTTCTGAGGCCATTTCCACATCCTGCTGGGCCTGCGTGGGATCCCACGTGTGGTAGTTGTTCTTCCACACATAAAAGCCAGGATCCTGGTCCATGAACACCTCCCTGAACATGTCCATCATATATCGGTCATCATCTGAGTTCCCGTCCACCACCATGATGATACGCAGAAGCTCAGGAGGATACCTGAGAGCCCTGATGGAGTTGAGGCACTCTCTGAGATAGGCAGGGTCCTCCTGGAAGGCCGATATAGTGAAGCCGATCTTTTTGGTAAAGGTGCACGGTTTTGAGTAGGCCTTCATTCGCCGGTGTTCGATGAAGGCGAACAAGCTCTGGACCAAGAcgtggagagagaggagtagtCCATAAAAGCCAAAGGAGATGATTCCATACATGGAGGTCACCAGTTGGAAACCCTCAACGTAGGCCCAGACCATCACACCCAGGACCAGCAGGGCAAAGAGGAAAGTGAGGATGGCGCGGATTATTGAGCCCAGCTTCTTCAATATAGGTTTTAGCTCCATTGTGTTTCTGTACCTTGTAGACATAAAGAGAGACCACATCTCAGTAATGTCTTGTACATGTGTAAAGGGTGGATTCCTACTGGTTCTGGTCAGACTAAAAATGTACACAGACACTAATGGTGGTGCGGTCTGGAAAAAGGGTGCATTAAATGGAAAAAGCAGTTTTATGTGGATTGTTGTAAGACATGTTAACAAGCTATATGACTTGGAAAACAACACCGCTGTCAGTCTTACAAATGCATCAAACCccactgtattatttttaaaagtacCAAAACTGTAAAGCCAAGACTGTTTATCACTGACAACTCTGTCATactgtgtaaaaacacatgTAACTGTTCAGCAGTAACACCTGACAAACAGAAGTGTGTCCAAATGTCTGTTACATAATTTATAATTTTTAACTTATTTCATGTGCTTATTCTAATCATTTAATGATATTTAATCAAGATTATATTCTAAATAATCTTTTCTAAATTCTTTCatgtataaatgtaaaacactgcAGGTATCCCACGTTCCCACacaaataatcaaaaataatcaaatcttTATAAAGTTGCTACATTAAGCCAGAAGTGCTATCTGTGTTTATCAGCtgactaaattaaattaaataactaaataataaatagataaaagaGTAGCCTAAATGAATGAAAGTCTTACCGTTAGCAGAAAtctgaaatctgtttttatttacgtTCGTATCTTTTAAATCATTAATGATAAATTCCATGATTCTACAGGAagcttttagttttttatttaaataacaaaCTATTTCTCTATATTAACTGTATATTAATATTTGGTAATATATTAGTTTATCAgtaatacaacaaaaacaaataaacgtgacaggaaaattattattttttttttttttgtaatatttcacCCTACCTGATATCAAGTTCCCCTGGCTTTAAATTTGCGGAACATCCACTCGGTGTTTCTCTGTTCTGGCAACTTATCCTGAAGATTGTTGGCTTTATACTTTACTAGGCTGAAGACGGGATGGAGCCACGTGCGCGCTTTTATGTGCTGGGACTTATCACTTTTCTGACTCAGCCGTGCGTCAGGAGCAAGGCGGTGGTCCCGTGGACATCagtttgtgctttgtgtgtgtgtgtgtgtgttttattttttttatttttcctttaccATGGAGATGCTGTGCTTGTTGACCTCCTACACATGACTGGGAAGGATGTTCCCAAACTTTTCGTGGCAGGAGCATCGCACAGACACTGTACAGAGCGATCAGCCCTTTGGTTAAATGGATGTTTCGTCCATTATCTCCCCTCTTACTCCATTGTTACTGTTTTAACATTAACCAAaaccacactttttttttcatttctatgtatttcattttatttatttttgtaattttatcaTTTCTAATCCACTGGCTGTATCTCAGACATAAATCTTTGCGCAAATATTATTATAAAGGCGGTCCAGTCAATACCTGAGGAGTTTTGAAGAGGAAAGTTTATTCTGTTTTGGCAGAAACTGTGCGGGAATAGAACAGAATGTAGAGGCATTCAATCACATTAACcttgagggagaaaaaaagataagaacACTCCTGCAATCAAACTTGTACACAAGTTTGATGTTGCCCTCTGCTGGTTCCTATCTGATACTGCACAAgtcagcaaaagaaaaagaaaaaactaaaggGTAGAAAGGTGattgggggggggtgggggaattTGGTCTTTGTAGTGGTGAAGTGTAATAGGAGAGAGGGGTCAAAGCCACAGAGTAAAAGGAAGGAAGTTTTGTCTCTGTTCCGTGCCACTAATCCCTGACTTCAAAAGACAAAAGCTGTCCCACATGGGTCTCTAAGTTGCTGCCACTGTCCTGACCTAACCATATGATTACATCCCTGTAGAGTTTCTTTACGGGGGGAAATCTGTTCACAAGGGTCCACACCCTTAGCCACAGGAGCTGGCCTGAGCCGTCAACACAGCTTCATGTCAGACCCAAATAGAAGCCGCCAGGCAGCTGATGTCATGTACGGTGAAATGGCTTGACTCACTGGATCTGTTATTATGTTGAGTATCTACATgagatatttgtgtttgtgttaatgtacTTTTCGTCACTGTGCTGTAGATGATCTTATAGGTCTGTTATTTCCCTCTTATCAGGTTTTAGTAtcttcttcttactattataattattatttgtagGTGGAGCATCTTGTTCTTATGCTGCTTGATGAGAATCATGGACTTTACTCTACTGCCTGTTAATGGTGAAATTCATTAgattaatacaaataatatgttttttatgtgtctgtataGGGTATTTGATTGAATCTTTTCACATaccattattattttgttaatattaaGTCACACAGCTTGTTGGTTTTTTGCCTCTATTTCCTTTTATCGCTCCATTTGTATCAAGAGGTCACGGCTAATTAAACTGCTGGTTTCCTAACATGTCCCCGGCTGTGTCTGAGGGCTCGACTGCATAAGTCTGCAGCCACATCAAGCGGATGTACTGTAAAGGACACTGCAAGAGGATAAGGACTTCTTGCCGCCATCGCGCCGTGACTTCTAAGCAGCTCGTAAACGTGGTTTGTGGAATTCTGTCAGATTCAAAACACGGACATCTGTGTTGCCAGAATCAACATCCTGTCCGAGGCcatgttttcaaaaaaaaaagaaagaaaatgtgcagCGCCCAGCATCCAGCATGCTTCATAGCAGTGAGAGCTATTTTTTGTGCACAAGCTCAGAAACCTCGTTAGGCCCCAGTCTTTACTCGGCGGTCAAGAAAATGCCTGGTGACTCAGTCCTCTCTGCGCCACACCCGAGCAACCAAAATCCACTTAAATCATTTTGGGATTTTATGATTAAGTATTCTCATATGTGCACCTGATGCTGTTGGATTAGCTGTTTGTGCTCTTTCACACAGATGTTAACAGAGCAGTTTCCTTTGAAGCGATTCAGGAAGTTTACTTACTTCTTTGGTAGTGCAATAATTACCCACCTATGTATCCATGTTTCGCAAAACTGCAACATTAATACTCAGGTTGAACCAAGACATTGTGGAACTCCAGCTGTAATCTCATGCAGTTTTAAGGCATCAGAGATATATTTTTTCACTGGATAGTCAACTTTCTAAATATCACATATCTCACAGGGCTCCATACTCACTGATTATGGAGTGTGACCAGAGTGTGCCACATGCTTTACAATCTCAACCCACAGAGAGCAGTGTAGCagcatttttttggtgatttacTGTTGGCTGTTTGACTGAGGCATTCTTGAGCAAGAAGCGTGTCTGCCCATTTACTGTAAAGTCATTCTGAGTCAGAGTAAGCAGAGCCAAATATTTGTGAGGCAGTTTGACAATATATTACACTCTTAGATATTTGGCATTTCTTATTGTACAGTCATCCTTACCAAAGTTATGAATTACAGCAGTGGCACAAGTGGCTTTTCAAACACATATACTTTTTGTTTTAGGCACTTGCAAAAAGCCTGCCTgtcatttcactcaaaatcTGGGTGAGAGTGAGAGTTTCTTATAAAAGCCGtcactacagtgtgtgtgggaagaTGTGTAGTGAAAAGCAGGTGTTTCTCTTCACACAGGGTGTTATATTCTCGGATGTTTAACTTAAATGACACATTAATACGCCTGTACAAAccacactgtacacacagagcatcTCATAGTCGACTTTGCTGATGTTGCAGCGTATAAAGTCTTTAATATCTTTTCTGCTCAGCGAGATGCCATTGTGTTCTTTATCCAGGAGATGTAATTGCACACTTTGGTGTACACCCCAGGCTTCTTTCTCAGAGCACAACCATGTCCCCAAGACACAACTCCCTGGAGCTCTCCGTTGCACATCATGGGGCCCCCGGAGTCACCCTGAGAATGAAAAGATAAGGTTATCTTCGTTGATTCATCCTTTAATCAAGGTTTTCCCTTTAGTGCTACAGCAGCCATGATCTCTATATTACCTGACAAGAgtcctttcctccctccaggTAGCCAGCACAGATCATGTTTTCAGTGATTTGAAAAGGATATGCATTAAAGCATGTGTCATCACTCAGGAGAGGGACTTCCAGGCACTGCAACTTATGAGGGTACCTTGCTGGAAAAGACAGATAATGAATGTCCATTCATGTATAATAAAGACATGGAAAAGATTTTAACATATCCAGTGTATGACTTACAGCCCTCATTGCTGGGACGAAGACTCCCCCATCCAGAGATCTGGCACATTGTCCCATCACTGGCACACTTTGAGGGAAGAGTCGCAGGGCGCACAAAGCTGTTCAGAGTGGCGCGTCGGCTCAGTTTGATAAGCATGATGTCGCTGTCCTGCGTGCGGGCGTTGTAGTCAGGGTGGCGGATGAACTCGGCAGACATAATGTGCTGCTCGGTGCCTTCGGGCTCCCAGAGGTCGTGCTCTCCCAGCCGGACTTCTACATTTGACCTGAAAGAATTAAACACACCGTGAAAGTCAGTTACATAAACCCATCAGTGTTAACCAGCCACTGGAGTTTTGGTTTACTTGCTGTAAAGAAAAGTTTACTGATCGTCTGTCTTactttgttttgcagtgtgcaGCAGAGAGCACCCACTCATCAGACAGAAGAGTCCCACCACAGAAGTTGTACCCAGTGAAGAGAGACACTTGGTAGGGCACAGAGTTTTTCCTGCACTCATACCCTCCAACAATCTTGTCATCTTCCCCCAGGGCAACTATTAGTGTAAATAGGTAAAATAATCATGTTAGTCTTCTCTGTTGCCATATGAAGCCCCATAATTAGACTTTTTACAGTCTCTATCAGTTCTATACCATACCTGCCCCTCCAAAGAGAGTCAGAAGAAGGAAAAGCTTcatgctttctgtctgtctggccaGCAGATTAATGTGCCCTTAACCCCCTTAGTTTCAGGTATTTTAGTCCTCTTATCTCCCTTTTCTCAAGGTCTTCTATCGTCAGAGGTACACCTCAAACACCAAACATGTGTTACATTTCCCTCGTGACACTGGgttttaatgtacagtattcaAGACATAAAAACACTGGGGCTCAATACTGTGAAAACAGCTTGAGCGAGGAGACAATCTGAATtgcaaacactgacatttagaCTTTCACTCTGCCGATATGCTTAtgcttgacttttttttttttttccagattttctATAAGATTTTGAATTCTTCCATCCATTTAAGATCATAGCTCTTTGTAAGTTTGCAGTAGATTTATGATGCTGTCACATATTGGGTATTGCATGTGTACTTCCTTCAGATGAACTACAAAGTGACAGTCATGTTTGGAGATGTTGAGTAAGACTTGGTGGGTGTAATTCATGTGGTTACTGATGCTGTGGGTAGGAGTAAGATGGTGCCATTTttctacagaaataaaaagtaaaatgtcaaaaaaataacaGCACCCGTAGGAATTTGCTGTTTTAATCTGTTTAGTCATATAAGATACCGGAATACAGAATACCTGCTTATCAGTATGCTGCTCTTTGGAAACATGTGGCTATGTTGCAACACATGATATGAAAGTGTTAATATTTTCACCTTTGTGTGAATGACAGTCCTTACGACTGTCATTCACACAGTCGTAAGGACCACATTCCTTATAATATAAGGAATGTGGTCAGAAGATGAAATACAGGTTCAGTTTCCTCTATGTTATCAGCAAAGTGCCACTTGTTAACACTGAAAgcatttatttctttctttgctttaatTAATGGTTACTATGTGCACAAataagagtagaatgggaggcagagccttcagttatcaggctcctctactgtggaaccttctcccagcttcagtccgggaggcagacaccctctgtacctttcAGAGTgggcttaaaactttcctctttgataaagcttatagttaggggtggctcaggcttgaaccatcccttagttatgctgctataggcctagactgccgggagatctcccatgatgcactgagcttctctctctctctctctccacagtatggattcatatcccataaacatgttattaactcaatatctcccctttcccgTAGTCGTGtgctcttccctctctctctcctcttctgtgtctttctgcaggtatttctgcctctggagctgtagagcCTGACTTGTGATGACAagtttcctgctgctcctacaactccactcaacacctgctgctatataTAGAAATTACATGTACTGTTATTAGctgtattgctatgttagcagcTATTACTTTAATTATCGCTACTATCATTAccactgctgtattactggcatcaccttacagTTTATATTATGCTAcgttcttctctcgctattctctaccccctctccccctctctctctccttcttaacccaaccggtcgaggcagatggccgcccatcctgagtctggttctgctcgaggtttctgcctcttaaaaaggaagtttttccttgccacagtcgcctagtgcttgctcatggtgggaattgttgggtctctctctgtaaatacttattttaaagagtatggtctagacctgctctatatgaaaagtgccttgagatgacctttgttgtgatatggcgctatataaataaaattgaattgaattgaactaagaaaataataaataaaaaaacatttcaagttTCTCTGTTACAGCCCTAGTGTTATgggctgtgtgtctgctggtgtgtgtgtgtgttgtgctctctctctccctctctctttccaggtGATCGTCCTGTCCTGAATTCACATCCACTCCTAATCAGGGGCGAGAGTAgtaaaagggagagagagacatcagTCGTGGCCATTGTGGGCCTCTGAATGCCCATCGGGGATGTGTGTGGGAGCGGTGGCTTCCAGTGGACTCCCTTTCTGTGAAAGGAGAGTCATTTTTctacagagataaaaaaaaaaaaagtaatacgTAAAAAAGAACAGCACCCGTGGGAATTTGCTGTTAGTCATATAAGATAGAATACCTGCTTATCAGCATGCTGCTGTTTGGAAACATGTGGCTATGTTGCAACACATGATATGAAAGTGTTAATATTTTCGGGCGGAAGTAGtaaaagggagagggagacatcAGTCGTGGCCAGTGTGGGCCTCTGGATGttgatcgtgtgtgtgtgtgtgtgtgtgggagcgaTGGCTTCCGGTGGACTCCCTTTCTGTGAAAGGAGATTGGAGTGTGGATTGATTAACTTTGATTTACCTATGTCTGCTTTGCACTAGTGTGTGCTGATTGTAGTTTATCCCGGTCCCTTGGTTGTTTTTCTTCCGTTTGAGCATCAGCGGCCTTTGTGAATAAACACTTTTTTCTTGGTTATACATTAATTCCGTCCTTGTTTGCTCTCTTTTCCCTGCCgggacattttttctttatttgttgcttCCCCCCAACCCTAGACTACCCCTCAGTGAACGTAACAAATTGGGGGCTCGTCCGGGATAAGCCCACCTCGGAACGGGGAGTTTGGTCGGAACTTGTGTAAGTGCTGCTGTTGTCTAGCCGTAATGTTTGTTGCACGAGGCTTCCCGGTTAAGTCAGGTGAGTGTCCAGCTAAGCTGAGTTCAGTTTTTCCATCGGGCactcttttattattttgccttttttgttttaagagtAACTCCGGGCGGGGGTAGGCATTTCGGGGGCTCTGGCCGCTGAAGTTCAGCCTTTAATGTCGCCTCGAGCCCGGCACGCTCCGAGAAGACAGAACAGGTACAGTATTTGGTTAGGTAGGAACCGGGGAAGTTGGTGCAGGATTGTGTAGGTTTTGGAAACTCGGGTAGACTAGGAGTGAGTTGttttttaggtgtgtgtgtgtgtgcatagtaTATGTTTGTTTGGAGCTCGCTGCTCACTGTTCTAGTAGGTAAGTGGAGTTGTGTGTCAGCCggtgtggctgtggctgtggctttGTCAGGCAGGATGGCAAAGTTTAGCGTTAGTGCGTTCACAGCTGATCCAACACTGGCACAGTTAGAGG
The window above is part of the Lates calcarifer isolate ASB-BC8 linkage group LG15, TLL_Latcal_v3, whole genome shotgun sequence genome. Proteins encoded here:
- the has1 gene encoding hyaluronan synthase 1, producing MELKPILKKLGSIIRAILTFLFALLVLGVMVWAYVEGFQLVTSMYGIISFGFYGLLLSLHVLVQSLFAFIEHRRMKAYSKPCTFTKKIGFTISAFQEDPAYLRECLNSIRALRYPPELLRIIMVVDGNSDDDRYMMDMFREVFMDQDPGFYVWKNNYHTWDPTQAQQDVEMASEMGPGGDADYVIGEDPQRKEVERLIQSKRCVCIMQKWGGKREVMYTAFKALGSSVDYIQVCDSDTKLDPLATVELCKVLESNPRYGAVGGDVMILNLKDSYISFMSSLRYWMAFNIERSCQSFFNCVSCISGPLGLYRNDLLQQFLESWYNQKFLGTHCTFGDDRHLTNRMLSMGYATKYTARSKCYTETPAQFLRWLNQQTRWTKSYFREWLYNAMWWHKHHLWMTYESIVSGIFPFFVTATIIQLFWTGTLWDILWILCCIQLIGLVKAAYACILRRDIVMVFMSLYSVLYMTSLLPAKYFAIITMNKSSWGTSGRRKIVGNYMPLLPLSVWAAILLGGLGYTIYKESQLDWSTAAKVMETQFLIFGCVAYMCYWLLMMFLYWAWFRRLCRRRANKYSVSV
- the LOC108890310 gene encoding trypsin-3-like; the encoded protein is MKLFLLLTLFGGAVALGEDDKIVGGYECRKNSVPYQVSLFTGYNFCGGTLLSDEWVLSAAHCKTKSNVEVRLGEHDLWEPEGTEQHIMSAEFIRHPDYNARTQDSDIMLIKLSRRATLNSFVRPATLPSKCASDGTMCQISGWGSLRPSNEGSRYPHKLQCLEVPLLSDDTCFNAYPFQITENMICAGYLEGGKDSCQGDSGGPMMCNGELQGVVSWGHGCALRKKPGVYTKVCNYISWIKNTMASR